In Styela clava chromosome 14, kaStyClav1.hap1.2, whole genome shotgun sequence, the following are encoded in one genomic region:
- the LOC120340756 gene encoding ribosome biogenesis regulatory protein homolog has translation MEEVAADASQLLKNITEEEKEKLKSITVEKDIDLEFDLGNLIATDSNLLDSQAFKQNSEDYIKKLTRDNTQLLFNEIWKLPVERVQEAIVAKLPDCTTVLPREKKIPKPKPLTKWQQYAQLKGIQNRKRGAMVWDETAKDWKPRFGYKRANDESKEWVLEVPSNADPYEDQFEKRSKAKKERVAKNELQRLRNIAKRTGRPMPGAGAVTGKKQSTKELESQFHVAKRSTASLGRFEDKIKNEKPQRNMGKKRKFDPVVGSLETEKSRQLKILSQLTSNQPKLNKEKAANKIIHEENKSRESDKPKGQRKGGKNQRGNKKFNKRTGGKPKTVKT, from the exons ATGGAGGAAGTTGCTGCGGATGCGTCAcaactattaaaaaatataactgaagaggagaaagaaaaattaaaatctatcaCTGTTGAGAAAGATATTGACCTCGAATTCGACCTGGGAAATCTTATTGCAACGGACTCCAATTTACTGGATTCACAAGCTTTCAA GCAAAATTCAGAAGACTACATCAAGAAACTAACAAGAGACAACACACAATTGCTATTTAATGAAATATGGAAA ttACCAGTTGAACGAGTACAAGAAGCCATAGTTGCCAAg tTGCCTGATTGTACAACGGTATTACCAAGAGAAAAGAAG ATTCCAAAACCAAAACCTCTGACTAAATGGCAACAGTATGCGCAGTTGAAG GGAattcaaaataggaaaagagGTGCAATGGTTTGGGATGAAACCGCCAAA GATTGGAAACCAAGATTTGGTTACAAGAGAGCAAATGATGAATCAAAGGAATGGGTTCTCGAAGTTCCAAGTAACGCAG ATCCATATGAAGATCAGTTTGAAAAGAGATCAAAAGCAAAGAAAGAGAGGGTTGCAAAGAATGAACTACAAAGATTGCGTAATATTGCTAAGAGAACAGGAAGACCAATGCCTGGTGCTGGAGCAGTCACAGGCAAAAAACAGTCTACCAAAGAG ctTGAATCTCAATTTCATGTTGCTAAAAGATCAACAGCTTCTTTGGGAAGATTTGAAGataaaata AAAAATGAGAAACCACAGCGGAATATGGGCAAAAAGAGAAAG TTCGATCCAGTTGTGGGAAGTCTTGAAACAGAAAAAAGCAGACAACTCAAGATTTTGAGTCAGTTAACGAGTAATCAACCTAAGTTAAATAAAGAAAAAGCTGCAAATAAGATTATTCATGAGGAAAATAAAAg TCGTGAGAGCGATAAACCGAAGGGCCAAAGAAAAGGTGGCAAAAATCAAAGAGGGAATAAGAAATTCAATAAAAGAACTGGTGGGAAACCAAAGACAGTAAAAACTTAA
- the LOC120340755 gene encoding spartin-like — MGNLAVTWYIGVTVYFSNYKAMAQQVIRPSAPPAFDEILNEIRSCHAKSVSLASQALAQDDANNNADAMALYLQALRHSENGLRHNIHDFEQSSAGWEQARQMQEQIISTIANIRQRIYHLQSFDEPVNHDVPQPESPPSYSLHDPLSSQSGPQFHDSDIMADPLLSIESGAQIYFVSAESQVESMPPSYPASLQIVLLKEDSVTPGGPQAILQVGDWVYPLANNQMPVLKSANGAYMFPKCTEDGIQEGYAIGVVISSNVSREYVEMFENILQTYAAFQIENPDEGFVDLSEFIGAFSEADDYIPPSMSDRMAASVTNGATALSQHVRNGTDYATNLVESSANNIKAKLTPAEGKVTVNPYIKRGLEYTYNAADTTVRVKNWLIQWLCSVTTSVGQQVAPYFTKAIEDSPENTSTNVYGAIKVVKSGLAGFGKIWTELEKAGSTIAQAVTTATVKNMEYKYGPDAAEATNLAMGAAVNLGATAFALDNLGTKVIADIAASCDEQRVEYKSANETVSFHNSFKDDQQPDSFRNI; from the coding sequence ATGGGTAATTTGGCAGTAACTTGGTATATCGGGGTGACAgtatatttttcaaactatAAAGCCATGGCACAGCAAGTAATTCGACCGTCAGCACCTCCAGCCTTTGACGAAATACTCAACGAAATCAGATCATGCCATGCTAAATCAGTGTCTCTAGCTTCGCAGGCTTTGGCACAAGATGATGCAAACAACAACGCAGACGCTATGGCACTCTATCTTCAGGCTTTGAGACATAGTGAGAATGGTTTGAGACACAATATCCACGATTTTGAACAATCCAGTGCAGGATGGGAACAAGCCAGGCAGATGCAAGAACAGATCATATCAACCATAGCTAATATAAGACAGAGAATTTATCATTTACAATCTTTTGATGAACCAGTTAATCACGATGTTCCACAGCCCGAAAGCCCGCCTTCATATTCTCTACACGACCCACTTTCATCTCAGTCTGGTCCCCAATTCCACGATAGTGACATTATGGCCGATCCACTTTTATCTATAGAGAGTGGcgcacaaatatattttgtctCAGCAGAGAGCCAAGTAGAATCAATGCCTCCGTCTTACCCAGCATCCTTACAAATTGTATTATTGAAGGAAGATTCTGTAACACCAGGAGGACCTCAAGCTATACTTCAAGTCGGAGACTGGGTGTATCCACTCGCAAATAACCAGATGCCGGTTTTGAAATCTGCGAACGGTGCCTATATGTTCCCCAAGTGCACAGAAGATGGAATTCAAGAAGGGTACGCAATAGGGGTCGTAATTTCGAGCAATGTGTCGAGAGAGTATGTGGAAATGTTCGAGAATATTCTTCAAACTTATGCtgcttttcaaattgaaaatccAGACGAAGGATTTGTTGATTTATCAGAATTTATAGGAGCATTTTCAGAAGCGGATGATTACATTCCGCCAAGCATGAGTGACCGCATGGCAGCATCGGTAACAAATGGAGCGACCGCTTTGTCCCAACATGTCCGAAATGGGACAGACTATGCTACCAATTTAGTTGAAAGCAGTGCAAACAATATTAAAGCAAAGTTGACCCCAGCAGAAGGGAAAGTAACGGTCAATCCATATATCAAAAGAGGCCTTGAATATACATACAATGCAGCTGATACCACAGTCCGGGTAAAAAATTGGTTGATTCAGTGGTTATGTTCGGTCACAACTTCAGTTGGTCAACAAGTTGCCCCATATTTCACGAAGGCAATAGAAGATAGCCCAGAAAATACGAGCACTAATGTGTACGGTGCGATAAAAGTGGTGAAATCGGGGCTTGCAGGATTCGGTAAAATCTGGACAGAACTGGAAAAAGCCGGCTCAACTATTGCCCAAGCCGTTACCACAGCAACAGTTAAGAATATGGAATATAAATATGGACCAGATGCAGCGGAAGCCACAAATCTAGCCATGGGGGCCGCAGTGAATCTTGGAGCTACGGCATTTGCACTTGATAACTTGGGCACTAAGGTTATAGCTGATATAGCAGCGAGTTGCGATGAACAAAGAGTTGAATATAAATCTGCAAATGAAACGGTTTCTTTTCATAACAGTTTTAAAGATGATCAGCAACCAGACAGTTTCAGAAATATCTGA
- the LOC120341398 gene encoding symplekin-like, with product MGKPKKTGTKSQRSSNSKDQDDESASSHQSTSERVIDLLNQASMASTDPDKVNKLKQVQELIVNKEPALLDSFTDEVLAFQADRSHDVRKFVVGFMEEACKKDNELLMKVMANLNLLLADTNANVTKKLIQSMTQLFRIVIYWLTKGSFISDSHKACWKVTCNIRDHIYELLDSVNDGVRTQTVKFVEKVILILSEIQRGSEVPKKTEPASSIDEIPLNHALLKRDELKADGEKALQKLLGFIANPAISSVNLMAAMGTLSAIAKQRPQFMGTVVQAFEALHANLPPTLAKTQVASVRKHLKMQLMNMLRLFSSTQYHPQITNLLYDLGTTSSEIAKNMPKLSQRQSAGSSRKRSPDEDKGEGSGNKKMKKEVNEYDDDVEIGPSTSSAPAPVPSEPVVNQHSVAIDITAKQLVPLLSPENVANLVLLSMVMLPDKMPDAFQASYTPIESAGTEDQISHLARLLSIQMTAMGVGSGVQKAAEMAAEEDAKKREKKLEEEGKQKLQIQTVIGGTTKPTPVQEDTAQDKSKKNIEAMISSQTVVPNRGLPRRIQGFRLESITTPLDLDTKDKIIKNAVLRVLRSEQAANAAGVHAQWSKILTSLVAQFGGDLHRALAMFILEDIRNRSSLAFAWLYEEFNIYLENSRGSNDKSAQENYDACLTGLLQGFREKPETRDSLFNKLVMQAPLLTDGAIKQVRLYCEDEKRSQSGIKLVKDLLHYRITRKMQFLRLLLDLCVSKNESTQTEAVECIKSIFLQIELQDFIRTYAVTHLEYLSNSAPPLTLVPEGTPVDAKSTWTETQMKQCMTLFLALLPLDHNLIETLAEVYVKTSADVKRVVLRILDKPVSQMGMESPQLLRLVEGCPKGAETLVTRMLHILTDKTHPTVELVQRVTDLYAKRVPDVRFLIPVLNGLEKNEVLKALPKLVRLNPPVVKGVFNRLLGVNRGQQSEPSVSSLSPVELLIALHNMDSNTADVKSVIKATSLCFAEKAVYTSEVLVTVINHLVEQAEIPTLLMRTVIQSLITYPRLSGFVMNVLQRLILKKVWEQEKVWDGFIRCCQRMKPQSFQVLLQLPSVQLSSVFDSAPELREPMLQYVERFTPQQKLHVNKDVLALLERKPTRIELEKAVTLTIQQQTAELALTVAEQQAREEQQKMAEEYDRIQKEKEQSEAKTKLIDEQVKKAAKMLQEQEERTKALELFQKRGFTNVKMETNEENVARGGFPTAAPGPSQVVAPGISSTPMSSEQQQPQQMKLTMSTDAEVPQGNRDRQRSGTPTLDEAPEPTIT from the coding sequence ATGGGGAAACCCAAAAAAACTGGTACAAAATCGCAAAGGTCATCAAATTCCAAAGACCAAGATGATGAGTCAGCATCTTCTCATCAGTCAACATCAGAAAGAGTAATTGATCTGTTAAATCAGGCTTCTATGGCCTCAACGGACCCTGACAAAGTTAACAAACTCAAACAAGTTCAGGAATTAATTGTGAATAAAGAACCAGCATTACTGGATAGTTTTACTGATGAAGTTCTAGCATTCCAAGCTGATAGGTCGCATGACGTTAGAAAATTTGTTGTCGGATTCATGGAAGAGGCGTGCAAAAAAGATAATGAACTTCTCATGAAAGTAATGgcgaatttaaatttattactcGCTGATACCAATGCGAATGTCACTAAAAAACTCATTCAGTCTATGACACAGTTATTTAGAATTGTGATCTATTGGTTAACAAAGGGTAGTTTCATCTCTGACAGTCATAAAGCTTGTTGGAAAGTGACATGCAATATTCGAGATCATATTTACGAATTACTGGATTCTGTCAATGACGGAGTCCGAACCCAAACTGTCAAATTCGTTGAAAAAGTGATCTTGATTTTGTCAGAGATACAGCGAGGATCAGAGGTACCTAAGAAAACAGAACCTGCGTCTTCTATTGATGAGATTCCATTAAACCACGCATTACTAAAACGGGATGAACTAAAAGCAGACGGAGAAAAAGCTCTTCAGAAATTGTTGGGTTTTATTGCTAATCCTGCTATATCGAGCGTTAATCTTATGGCAGCCATGGGAACCTTATCAGCCATCGCAAAGCAAAGACCACAATTTATGGGAACGGTAGTACAAGCATTTGAAGCATTACATGCAAATTTACCACCAACACTGGCAAAAACTCAAGTCGCGAGCGTgagaaaacatttgaaaatgcAACTAATGAACATGTTACGGCTTTTTTCATCAACACAATATCATCCACAAATTACCAATCTACTTTATGACTTGGGTACGACATCATCTGAGATAGCAAAAAATATGCCGAAATTGTCACAACGCCAAAGTGCCGGTAGCTCGCGAAAACGTAGCCCGGATGAAGATAAAGGAGAGGGGagtggaaataaaaaaatgaaaaaagaggTGAACGAATATGATGATGATGTTGAAATAGGACCTTCTACGAGCTCAGCACCTGCCCCTGTCCCATCAGAACCTGTGGTCAATCAACACAGTGTTGCTATTGATATCACAGCTAAACAGTTAGTCCCTTTATTATCACCAGAAAATGTCGCTAATTTAGTATTATTGAGCATGGTTATGTTGCCCGATAAAATGCCAGACGCGTTTCAAGCTTCATACACCCCTATTGAATCCGCGGGCACAGAGGATCAGATCAGTCATTTAGCGAGATTACTTTCTATACAAATGACAGCCATGGGTGTCGGATCTGGAGTGCAAAAAGCTGCTGAAATGGCGGCGGAAGAAGACGCAAAAAAGAGAGAAAAGAAGTTAGAAGAAGAAGGAAAacagaaattacaaattcaaaCTGTTATAGGAGGAACAACAAAACCAACACCAGTTCAAGAAGACACTGCTCAAGATAAATCGAAGAAAAATATCGAAGCAATGATATCATCTCAGACAGTCGTACCGAACCGTGGTTTGCCTCGCAGAATCCAGGGTTTTCGATTAGAAAGTATCACTACCCCTCTCGATTTAGacacaaaagataaaatcaTCAAAAATGCAGTTTTGAGAGTCTTGAGATCAGAACAAGCTGCTAACGCTGCTGGAGTTCATGCCCAATGGTCAAAAATTTTAACCAGTCTTGTGGCACAGTTTGGTGGAGATCTTCATAGAGCTTTAGCAATGTTTATTTTAGAAGATATTAGGAATCGTTCTTCCCTTGCATTTGCATGGTTGTATgaagaattcaatatatatttagaaaaCAGTCGTGGCTCGAATGACAAATCTGCACAAGAAAATTACGATGCCTGTCTGACAGGACTTTTACAAGGATTCAGAGAAAAACCAGAAACACGAGACAGTCTTTTCAATAAATTGGTAATGCAGGCACCTTTGTTAACTGATGGGGCGATAAAACAAGTCCGTTTGTATTGCGAAGATGAAAAAAGATCACAATCGGGAATTAAACTTGTTAAGGACTTATTGCATTACAGAATAACGAGAAAAATGCAGTTTCTTCGTTTATTACTTGATCTTTGCGTCAGTAAAAATGAAAGTACCCAAACCGAAGCTGTTGAATgtataaaatcaattttcctACAAATTGAATTACAGGATTTCATCCGAACATATGCTGTCACTCATCTTGAATATTTATCAAACTCCGCACCACCTTTGACCCTAGTCCCAGAGGGAACACCGGTAGATGCTAAATCAACATGGACGGAAACCCAAATGAAACAATGCATGACGTTATTTCTCGCTTTGCTACCGTTGGATCATAATTTAATCGAAACACTTGCCGAAGTTTATGTAAAAACAAGCGCAGATGTGAAACGAGTTGTCTTACGAATCCTTGATAAACCTGTGAGCCAAATGGGAATGGAATCGCCACAATTATTGCGCCTCGTTGAAGGATGTCCAAAAGGTGCGGAGACTCTTGTTACTAGAATGTTGCATATACTTACAGACAAGACCCACCCAACTGTAGAACTGGTGCAGCGTGTCACAGACTTGTATGCAAAACGCGTCCCTGATGTACGTTTCCTTATACCAGTCTTGAACGGTCTCGAAAAGAATGAAGTTTTAAAAGCTCTTCCGAAGCTTGTTCGATTGAATCCTCCGGTGGTGAAAGGAGTATTTAATCGATTGCTTGGAGTCAATAGAGGACAACAATCCGAACCATCTGTGAGTTCTCTGTCACCTGTGGAGTTACTGATCGCACTTCATAATATGGATTCAAATACTGCTGATGTGAAAAGTGTAATAAAAGCTACAAGTTTATGTTTTGCTGAAAAAGCAGTTTACACATCGGAAGTTTTGGTTACTGTTATCAACCACTTGGTGGAGCAAGCAGAAATTCCGACTCTGTTAATGAGAACGGTAATTCAGTCCTTGATCACTTATCCACGTTTATCAGGTTTTGTTATGAATGTTCTTCAaagattaattttaaaaaaggttTGGGAACAAGAAAAAGTATGGGATGGATTCATAAGATGTTGTCAGCGTATGAAACCCCAGTCGTTTCAAGTGTTACTACAGCTTCCTTCCGTGCAATTATCTTCTGTTTTCGATTCCGCGCCGGAATTACGGGAACCTATGTTGCAATACGTAGAACGCTTTACTCCGCAACAAAAACTTCACGTCAATAAAGACGTGCTGGCGTTGTTAGAACGGAAACCAACTCGAATTGAACTGGAAAAAGCTGTAACTTTGACTATTCAACAACAAACTGCGGAACTTGCTCTCACCGTTGCTGAACAGCAAGCCAGAGAAGAACAACAAAAGATGGCCGAAGAATATGATAGAATCCAGAAAGAAAAAGAACAGAGTGAAGCTAAAACAAAACTAATCGATGAACAGGTAAAAAAGGCGGCAAAAATGCTTCAAGAACAAGAGGAAAGAACGAAAGCACTCGAGCTGTTCCAAAAACGTGGATTCACCAACGTTAAAATGGAAACGAACGAAGAAAATGTTGCTCGAGGAGGATTTCCCACTGCAGCTCCGGGTCCGTCTCAAGTTGTTGCACCAGGGATTAGCTCGACACCAATGTCCAGTGAACAACAACAACCACAGCAAATGAAATTGACAATGTCTACTGATGCAGAAGTTCCACAGGGGAACAGAGATCGGCAGCGTAGCGGTACTCCTACGTTAGATGAAGCACCAGAGCCAACCATTACTTGa
- the LOC144431983 gene encoding uncharacterized protein LOC144431983 produces the protein MNSDDDEMDQGSELELMSQEWNKICQNRFKEGFVDGTTVGQKQSLQEAFNAGFHQGFLSNFLLSKIRGILSALLAYQVSYEGHPITDATLLETHSLLEEIESLETNAVAEEFLKMSLHQNSQSQSVPDEIIQSFSASTSLHPSNNSAQTSNKIGNEPEQASEIQDIDLEGAKNLTIKQVNAIILQCPPIMKSVNRCKNILKSLNWTDAMIDSLL, from the coding sequence ATGAACAGTGATGACGATGAGATGGACCAAGGTTCGGAATTAGAATTAATGTCGCAAGAATGgaataaaatttgtcaaaatcgATTTAAAGAAGGTTTCGTTGACGGGACCACAGTCGGACAGAAGCAGTCATTACAAGAAGCGTTTAACGCCGGTTTTCATCAAggatttttgtcaaattttcttcTGTCAAAAATTAGAGGAATTTTGAGTGCGTTGTTAGCGTATCAAGTTTCATATGAGGGGCATCCAATAACTGACGCTACGTTACTAGAAACACACTCTCTCTTGGAAGAAATTGAATCTTTAGAAACAAATGCGGTAGCAGAAGAGTTTTTAAAAATGTCTTTGCATCAAAATAGCCAATCACAGTCTGTCCCTGATGAAATCATCCAATCGTTTTCCGCTTCAACGAGTTTACACCCATCAAACAATTCTGctcaaacttcaaacaaaattGGCAATGAACCAGAACAGGCGTCAGAAATTCAAGATATTGATTTAGAAGGGGCGAAAAATTTAACTATAAAACAAGTGAATGCAATAATTCTTCAGTGCCCTCCCATCATGAAAAGTGTTAATcgttgtaaaaatattttaaaaagtttgaattgGACTGATGCAATGATTGATAGTTTGTTATAA
- the LOC120341401 gene encoding spartin-like, which produces MATGGKSADYNKLSEINACYQNSMTFVGNALEADENGNTNLAVEIYMKALKFLEDGVRVDITGPEYVGAEWEVAKRQQENMLKAQVKTKQRLYDIQESNADAHSYNNSPDVPTYSSALPEGHKSLSVAAEEMYDMSGALELLAIPSGVQIFFVSADQEVGTTPPSYPTFLKVHVLESTGQAFVQVSDWIYPLVSGETPALKMSNGAYVFPNRTSGGISPGSIGIVISSEIDPGLVETFENILQNLALFRSQEIAEGEDVLNLSDSVHVTEESSISDKIVGGIQTGAEWLSYGLNKGAEITTDLIKKGSNKLKESITPNDEPSTVNPTVKKGLYYTHEASRATVKVSRFLVDGLCAITSKVSQEIAPHVKDYSKKVLPDSVTSKDQKGESKMDGVIKVAGAGLAGFGTVWAELEKSGLAIARSVSSATVENVQLKYGQEAGTATSHAMGSVVNVGKTAFNLDNLGLKAIAKRAAKDTGKAVLKEYSAEAKEDNSKCTKSNMLNDKPNKH; this is translated from the coding sequence atGGCAACTGGTGGTAAAAGTGCAGATTACAATAAGTTAAGTGAAATCAATGCATGTTATCAAAACTCTATGACGTTCGTTGGGAATGCTCTGGAAGCTGATGAAAATGGAAATACAAACCTTGCTGTTGAAATTTATATGaaggctttgaaatttttagaagATGGAGTAAGGGTGGATATTACTGGGCCAGAATATGTTGGAGCCGAATGGGAAGTTGCAAAACGCCAACAAGAAAATATGCTTAAAGCACAAGTAAAAACAAAGCAAAGACTTTATGATATTCAGGAATCTAATGCAGATGCTCATAGTTATAACAACTCACCGGATGTTCCTACTTATTCTTCAGCATTACCAGAAGGTCATAAATCATTATCTGTCGCAGCGGAGGAAATGTATGACATGTCTGGTGCTTTGGAACTACTTGCCATCCCAAGCGGTGTCCAGATATTTTTCGTATCTGCGGATCAAGAAGTAGGGACGACCCCACCCTCTTATCCTACGTTCTTGAAAGTCCATGTCCTAGAAAGCACTGGACAAGCATTTGTGCAAGTTTCGGATTGGATTTACCCTCTTGTAAGCGGTGAGACACCGGCCTTAAAAATGTCAAATGGTGCTTATGTGTTTCCGAATCGCACATCTGGTGGCATATCGCCTGGTTCCATTGGCATAGTAATATCTAGTGAAATAGATCCAGGGTTGGTAGAAACATTCGAGAATATCCTGCAGAATTTGGCACTGTTTCGTTCACAAGAAATCGCTGAAGGAGAAGATGTTTTGAACTTGTCCGATTCTGTACATGTTACGGAGGAATCGTCTATAAGTGATAAAATTGTTGGTGGTATACAAACGGGTGCTGAATGGTTGAGCTACGGCCTCAATAAGGGAGCAGAAATTACAACAGATCTGATAAAAAAGGGGtcaaataaattgaaagaaaGTATAACACCAAATGATGAGCCTTCTACAGTAAACCCAACTGTTAAAAAGGGGTTATATTACACCCATGAAGCATCAAGAGCAACTGTTAAAGTCAGTAGGTTTTTGGTCGATGGTCTATGTGCTATAACAAGCAAAGTAAGTCAAGAAATTGCCCCACATGTTAAGGATTATAGTAAAAAAGTTTTACCAGATTCGGTAACATCAAAAGACCAAAAAGGAGAATCTAAAATGGATGGCGTGATCAAAGTTGCTGGTGCTGGACTGGCTGGATTCGGTACAGTCTGGGCAGAACTGGAAAAATCCGGTTTAGCTATTGCACGATCAGTTTCATCTGCCACAGTAGAGAACGTCCAGCTGAAATATGGACAGGAGGCTGGTACTGCTACAAGCCATGCAATGGGATCAGTTGTTAACGTCGGCAAAACCGCATTCAATCTCGATAATCTTGGACTAAAAGCGATTGCAAAAAGAGCTGCAAAAGACACAGGAAAAGCTGTTTTAAAAGAATATTCAGCAGAAGCAAAAGAAGATAATTCAAAAtgtacaaaatcaaacatgttAAATGATAAGCCTAATAAACATTGA